A single [Chlorobium] sp. 445 DNA region contains:
- a CDS encoding (2Fe-2S)-binding protein yields MKSFTLSINRTSYTLTLNPDMPLLWVLRDVLGMTGTKFGCGKGYCGACTVLIDGEAAKSCSRPVSMVAGKSITTIEGLSPDGTHALQQAWILEDVPQCGYCQPGQIMAAAGLLNEKKNPTDADIDEAMSGILCRCGAYQRIRAAIHRAAKLQDHGGLK; encoded by the coding sequence ATGAAGTCTTTTACGCTAAGTATCAACCGTACCTCCTACACACTTACGCTGAATCCAGATATGCCACTGCTTTGGGTTCTGCGCGATGTTTTAGGCATGACTGGCACAAAGTTTGGCTGTGGCAAAGGCTACTGTGGGGCTTGCACGGTGCTTATTGATGGTGAGGCAGCAAAATCGTGCTCACGCCCTGTTTCAATGGTTGCAGGAAAATCTATTACCACGATTGAGGGACTCTCGCCTGATGGCACTCACGCTTTGCAGCAAGCCTGGATTTTGGAAGATGTGCCACAATGCGGCTATTGCCAACCTGGACAAATTATGGCTGCTGCAGGTCTCTTGAACGAAAAGAAAAATCCTACTGATGCCGATATTGATGAAGCCATGAGTGGCATATTATGTCGCTGTGGGGCTTATCAACGCATTCGTGCCGCAATTCATCGCGCTGCAAAATTGCAAGATCATGGAGGACTTAAATGA